The region GGAACATTCCGATGGACACGTCGGCGATGCATTCCACCGCTTTTTCGTGCAGTTCGACAATCTTCAGAGCATCGTTCAGGTTGCGGAAGATGACCGCCACGAACATGGCTCCCACGTAGCCGGGCAGAGAGAAGTTTTTCCACTGCCAGACGTTTTTGGCCTGTTCGTTGATCCAGTTTGAGACGATGTTCCCCAAGGCCATGATCACCAGCACCAGCGCCAGCATACGGAAAAGGTCGAAACTTTTGTCCAGGACTTTCGTTTTTCTCTCTTCCCGATGCTCTTTGTAGAGGTTGTCCTGAGAGGCGACCAGCTCCAGTTTTTTGCTGCTGACCAGCCAGCTGGATACGGGGCCGCCCAAAAGACCGCCTGCGATGAGCCCATAGGTGGCGGAGGCGATGGCAACCGCCGAGGCTCCCGCAACGCCCAGTCCCTCAGCGGTCGGTCCGAAGGCGGCTGCCGCGCCGTGCCCGCCCTCCAGCGAAACGGCTCCCGCCATAACGCCCAACACGGGATGGATGCCCAGCGCGGAGGCCAAGCCCGCGCCGAAACCGTTCTGGAACACCGCAAGGACCCAGCAGGAAACCAGGTAGACGATCAGGGCCAGCCCTCCCCGTTTCAGCAGTCCAAGGCTGCCCCCGATTCCCACCGTGGTGAAAAAGGCCAGCATCATCGGCGACTGAAGCGTCGTGGCGAAGGAGATGCTGCTCCCGTTCCCCTGATGATGCAGGACCAGCGCGACGGAGGCCATGATCAGGCCGCCCACAACCGCGGACGGAATACAAAAACGAGCCAAAAACGAAATATGACGCTTCAGTGTCACCCCCGTGATAAACAGCAGCGCGGCCACAGCCGTGGTGAAAAGCGGATCAAAGCTCAGTTTGAAAACTCCATCAACCGTTTCCCAACTCATCTTAACGCCTCCTGGAAGAACTCCCTGTCCTCATATAAAAATCCGGACTGCAAAGTTTTTCATTTATTTTATAACGAAGTTTGCAGAAAAGACTCTTCCACAGGTTCAAAGGATTGGGAACCTGGTATAAATCATCCACATTCTCACACTTCTGTACTTTTACTGTTAATTATATGCAGATTTGCTTTTGACAAACAGACTCCGCCTGAGATAATATAAATAACAAGAATTGATAAATCCTTGTAGCTGTTAAATTTCCGTTAATTTCTCGTTAAGTTTTTGTTAAGTTTTCTTCAATCAATAAGTTTTCTTAAATTCAAAGGAGGCTTTAATCGTAAGTATCCAAAGCCCGAACGGGCACATTATTCAAAGGAGTTGAGCAATATGTTCGCTGAACGCGTACGCGTACTTTTCCTGATGACTTTGTTGGTGTTGGCAGGGATATTTTTCTCCGGCTCCAGGGCAGCCGCCTCTCAGTTGATCGTATTTTCCAACAACCAGTGGGACAGCCAGATGTTCCACAACGAGCTCGCAAAATTCATTATCGAAAATGGATTTGAAGGTTACCGCGTGGAGTTTTCCACGGGATCCAGCAACCTGAACTGGCAGGGAATGATCAATGGCGACGTGGACCTGGACATCGAGAGCTGGACGGACAACATCGCCACTTACCCGCAGGACGTGGCCCGGGGAGACGTGATTCCCCTTGGGATTCTGGTGCCCGACAGCGCCCAGGGTTTTTACGTTCCCCGCTACATGATTGAGGGGGATGCCTCCCGGGGAATCAAGCCCCTGACTCCGGACCTGAAAAATGTGGCGGACCTGATTCGATACGCCCACGTATTCAAAGACCCTGAAGAACCGGGGCGGGGACGCCTTTACGGGGCCGTGCCCGGATGGATGATCGACGAGATCATGTTCAAAAAATACGGATACTACAAGCTGGACGAAACGTGGAACTACTTCAGAACGGGCAGCGAAGCCGTGCTCTTCGCCTCTCTGGAAAGCGCCTGCAACCTGGGAGAACCCTGGGTGGGGTACTGTTACTCCCCGTCCTGGATCACGGGGAAGCTGGACCTCGTTTTGCTGGAGGACGCGCCTTACGATCCGGAGCTGTTCCAGAAGGGCGCCTGCGAGGTTCCAAAACAGCCCCTTCGCATCGTCTGCGGCTCCCATTTCCCCGACAAGGCCCCGGAGCTTCTCGATTTCTTCAAAAAATACAAAACAGGGTCCACTCTTGTTTCCGAGGCTTTGGCTCACCTCAAGGATACACGGGAAAGCCATCAGCGTACGGTCGTGTGGTTTCTGCAAAATCACGACTCGCTTCTGGACGACTGGCTGACGCCGGAGCAGGCGGCAAAAGTCCGCACCGCCCTGAGCGGGCAGTAAGGGTCCGACTTCCATGAACGAGTGGCTTTTGAAATTTCCCGACGCCCTGACCTTCAACCCGGGCACGGTTATCGACGACGCCATACGGCAGTTCAGCCGGGATCACCGCGCTTCCCTGGCCGCCATCAAAACCATCACGGTCTGGACCCTGAACGGCATCGAGGGATGCCTGACCCTCATCCCCTGGTGGCTGCTGATTCTCCTGGCGGTCTGGGGAGGCTATCGCACGAGCCGCAGCTGGAAGGTCGGGGCTCTTTACGGCGCGATGCTCTTCCTGGTGGGGAGCTTCGGCCTCTGGGCCCTGATGCTCCAAACCCTTTCCATCATCGTCCTCTCCGTAACGCTGGCGCTGCTCCTCGGATTTCCCATGGGCGTGCTGGTGGCCATGAACCGCTATGTGGAGGCCGTCATGCAGCCCGTCATGGACTTCATGCAGACGATTCCTTCCTTCGTCTACCTGATTCCGGCGGCGATGCTCTTCAGCGTGGGCAAAACCCCCGCCGTCATGGCGACGCTGTTTTATTCCATCGTGCCCATGATCCGTTTGACCAGTCACGGGATACGCTACGTGGACAAAGAGGTTGTGGAGGCGGGGCTGGCCTTTGGGTCCACCCGCCTGCAGCTTCTTTTCGGCGTTCAGGTGCCTCAGGCCCTGCCCACCATCATGACGGGCATCAACCAGACCATCATGATGGCCATGGGCATGGTGGTCACCTGCGCCCTGATCGGAGCCAACGGTCTGGGCATGGAGATCCTGGTCGCCACCAACCGCACGGAGATGGGACGCGCTCTTATGCCCGGCATCTCCATCGTCTTCGTCGCCATCATTCTGGACCGCCTGACCCAGAAGTCCATCAAACGAAGCGAAAGGAAAGTCTCATGAACGAGGACACGCGAACCCTGCCTGCGGCTGATTCCGTCGTTTCAGCCGCGGGGCTTGATGACCTTAAGGAGGAGATGAAACAGGAGGAAAGCGACATCCTGCTGAGCGTTCGGCATCTCCGCAAATTCTTCGGCGTCAATAAAATAGCCGCGCGACGGATGCTGCAGGAGGGCGCCGGCAAGGAGGAAATCCTGAAAAAAACCGGAGTGACCATCGCCATCGACGATGTATCCTTCGACGTGGAGCGGGGTAAAATCTTCGCCTTGATCGGACTGTCCGGCAGCGGCAAATCAACCGTGGTCCGCTGCATCAACATGCTTCAGCGCCCGACGGCCGGAGAAATTCTCTTCGAGGGGCGCAGCGTGGTTCATATGACCCCACGGGAACTGCGCGATCTTCGACGCTCCAAAATTTCCATGGTTTTTCAGGGGTTTGGTCTGATGAACCATCGCGACGTTCTGGGCAACGTGGCCTATGGTCTCGACGTGCGGGGCCTCCCGAAAGTCGAACGGGAGAACCGGGCCATGGAAATGATCGAGCTGGTGGGGCTGAAGGGCTGGGAGAACAAACCCATCCACGACCTGTCCGGCGGGATGCGCCAGCGGGTCGGGATCGCCCGGGCCCTTTGCAACAACCCTGAACTTCTCCTGATGGACGAGCCCTTTTCGGCGCTGGACCCTCTGGCCCGCCACGACATCCAGTTCGAACTGCTTTCAATCCAGAAAAAGCTGGGTAAAACCGTTATTTTCATCACCCACGACATCAACGAAGCCTTCAAAATGGGGGATACCGTGGGAATCATGCGGGACGGGCGAATCGAGCAGCTGGGCACTCCGGAAGAGCTCACCCTCTCCCCCGCAAACAACTATGTTCGGGATTTTCTGGAGACCATCGACAGAACGAAGATTCTGAGCGTCCGGCACGTCATGATCACCCCTTCCTGCCTGATTCGGGAGAATTCCGACCCCATCGGAGCGATTCGGGAGATGCGGGAAAACAACGTCTCGACGGCCTACGTCATCGGAAAGGGAATGAAATTCATCGGCATCGTGACGCTTTCCTCCGCGCTGCAGGCCAGGACCGACCATCTTTCCTCGGTTTCCTCCATCATCATGCACAACGTGGTACAGGTGGAGCAGAACGCACTGATCAGCGACATCATCGGGGTTGCCTCCGACACGCCTTTTCCTCTGGCCGTCATCGACGATCAGGGGCGGCTCGAAGGCATCGTCAGCCGCGCCGCCATCCTGTCCAGTCTTTCGTGAGGGGCTCTGTTTCCCTTCCGCCGGGTTTGGAGGGCTTCCGCTCCCGGCGGGTTTTTCGGCTGGTTGGAGATCACCTGGAGCCGGGTCACTCCAACAGCATACGGTCGTTGTCCAGAGGCTGACCCTTCCGGCTGTGCTGAGAATAGAGCTCCATCAGCCGGGGAATCGTCATTTTGTTCCGTTCCTCTCCGGAAATATCGAGGATGATGCGCCCGTCCTCCAGCATGACGGTGCGCGTCCCAAAACGCAGCGCCTGCTGGATGTTATGGGTGACCATCATCGTGGTGAGGTTTCTTTCCTTCACCGTCTCCCGGGTGATGGCCATGATTTTTTCGGCGGCGGCGGGGTCCAGAGCGGCGGTATGTTCGTCCAGCAGAAGCAGACGGGGGTTGGCCGCGGTTGCCATGAGCAGGGCCAGAGCCTGCCGCTGCCCTCCGGAGAGAAGTCCCGCCCGGGTTTCCATGCGATCTTCCAGCCCCATCCCGAAGCGGGCCAGCAGATCCCGAAAAAGAGCGGAGTCCTTTTTATTGATTCCGGGGCGCAGGGGCCAGCGCTTCAGAAATCCGAAAATCCCTCCGCCCTGGGGTGTTGAATGCCGGCTGCAGGCCAGAGCCAGATTTTCCTCTATGGTCATGCCGGGAGCCGTTCCTTTCAGGGGATCCTGAAAAAGATAACCGATCATGAAGGCCCTTTTGTGGGGAGGAAGCCAGGTTATATCCTCCCCGCCCAGAACGACGCGTCCGCCGTCCAGCAGAAAACCTCCCGTTATGGCGTTGAGCAGGGTGGATTTTCCGGCCCCGTTGGAACCGATGAGCGTCACGACCTCTCCCTCTTTCAGATCGATGCTCAATTCGTCCAGCGCCACGTGCTCGTTGGGCGTTCCCGGCTGAAAAACCTTCCGCGCTTCCTCAACCGCGAGCATTGCGCAGAGCCTCCCGTTTCAGTCCGGCCAGCTTCAGCCGGTTTCTCACGGCGGGCAGAGAGAGCGCGATCATGACGATCAGCGCGGAGACCAGCCGAAGGGCGTAGGCGGGGAAAAAGTCGCTTTTGAGCGCAAGGGCGATAATCAGCCGGTAGAGGATGGAACCCCAGATCGCCGCAAGCAAACCCAGCGTCACGGAACGGCGGCTGAAAAACATCTCCCCGATAATGACCGAGGCCAGCCCCACCACCATCATGCCCACTCCGGCGCCAATATCCGCAAAGCCCTGATACTGCGCCGCAACCGCTCCGGAAAAGCCCGTGCAGGCGTTCGAAAGCGCGACGGCCACCACCCGCATGGCGTCCACATTGATGGACGACGCTCTCACCATCGCGTCGTTGTCTCCCGTGGCGCGGACACAAAGCCCCAGGTGCGTGTGAAAAAACCACACCAGTACCGCAAAACAGACAAGACAAAGCAAAAACGTCAGGACCAGCCGGACGATATCCCGATCCAGATGGGGGAAAAAGGTCAGCGCCATGGAAAACAGATGGGGCGACCCCAAGAGAGACACGTTGGAACGATCCCCCAGAATGAAAAGATTGACGGTGTAGAGGCCGCTCATGGTGAGTATCCCGGCGAGGATAGGGTGAATATTCAGCTTGGTCTGAAGAATGCCGGTGACCGCCCCCGCCGCCGCTCCGGCGAAAATGCCCAGCAGGATCCCGTAAACGGGCATCCCCAGCACGGTCATCGAAGCGGACACGGCCAGCCCCAGGGTGAAGCTGCCGTCGGCCGTCAGGTCCGGAGTGTCCAGGATCCGGAAAGTGATGTAAATGCCCAGAGCCATCAGGCCGTAGATCAACCCCAGATGAAGCGAGCCAAAAAACAAAGTCATTACTTTTACCTTCCTGATTGCTCTGACTTATTTCACGAGGACGGAGTTTTTCGCAAATTCTTCCGGAATCTCCACGCCGACGGCGTCAGCGGTGGTTTTGTTGAACAGCGTGACAAAATCAGAGATGACCACCGAAGGGATGTCCTCCACGGAAGCGCCCTTCAGATAGCGGTCCACCATATCGGCGGTTCGGGCGCCAATCACGTGATCGTCGATGCTGATCGTGGCGAAGGCTCCGGAGTTGACCATAACCGCGGAGCTTCCGTAGGTGGCGATTTTGGCCTCGTTGGCGACCCCCACCACCTGAGGCATGGCGCTCTGGATCATGCTGTCGTTGGGGATGAAAATGGCCTCCACCGCTCCCACCAGGGACTGGGCCACCTGCTGAACCTCGGAAGAGGACGTGGCAATGGCCTCTTTGTACGCATAGAGTTTTGTTTGATCCAGAAAGGCCTTTGCAGCTTTGGCGGTGTTGACCGCGTTGACCTCGCCGTTGCTGTAAAGAATTCCAAAAGTTTTGACGTTCGGCGTGATCTTCGCGGCAAGGCGGAACATTTCGTCCACCGGAATGGCGTTGGAGGTTCCTGTGGCGTTTTTATCCGGTTTTTCCATCTTCGTGATGACGCCTGCCGCGACGGGGTTGGAAACGGCGATGAAAAAAACGGGCGCTTTGGGGCTCAGGTTGACCATGGCCTGAGTGGGCGGAGTCGCGATGGTCACGATGGCGTCCAGGTCCGAGTCCGCCATTTTCTGACAAATTGAGTTCAGGTTGCTCATATCGCCCTGGGCGTTTTTGTAGTCGAAGGTCATTTTGTCCTCGCCGTAACCCAATTCCCGCATCCGGGCGATGTATCCCTCTCGCATGTCCGCGAAGGCCCCATTGTCGATAAGCTGTACGATCCCGACTCGGTAAACGCCGCCTTTGAGAGGAGCGGCCTCAACCCGCCCGCAAAAGACAACAGCCAGCGCCGCCAAAAACAACACACCCATTTTTTTCACGGAAATTC is a window of Synergistaceae bacterium DNA encoding:
- a CDS encoding ABC transporter permease subunit, translated to MNEWLLKFPDALTFNPGTVIDDAIRQFSRDHRASLAAIKTITVWTLNGIEGCLTLIPWWLLILLAVWGGYRTSRSWKVGALYGAMLFLVGSFGLWALMLQTLSIIVLSVTLALLLGFPMGVLVAMNRYVEAVMQPVMDFMQTIPSFVYLIPAAMLFSVGKTPAVMATLFYSIVPMIRLTSHGIRYVDKEVVEAGLAFGSTRLQLLFGVQVPQALPTIMTGINQTIMMAMGMVVTCALIGANGLGMEILVATNRTEMGRALMPGISIVFVAIILDRLTQKSIKRSERKVS
- the gltS gene encoding sodium/glutamate symporter, translated to MSWETVDGVFKLSFDPLFTTAVAALLFITGVTLKRHISFLARFCIPSAVVGGLIMASVALVLHHQGNGSSISFATTLQSPMMLAFFTTVGIGGSLGLLKRGGLALIVYLVSCWVLAVFQNGFGAGLASALGIHPVLGVMAGAVSLEGGHGAAAAFGPTAEGLGVAGASAVAIASATYGLIAGGLLGGPVSSWLVSSKKLELVASQDNLYKEHREERKTKVLDKSFDLFRMLALVLVIMALGNIVSNWINEQAKNVWQWKNFSLPGYVGAMFVAVIFRNLNDALKIVELHEKAVECIADVSIGMFLTMAMMTLRIWDLYDLAVPLVVILLLQTLALVLIAVFILFPLLGKDYDAAVMCAGFLGHGLGATPNAVSNMSAVCERYGVMSYKAFLIVPLCGAVLIDLVGIPNIVWFINYLTSH
- a CDS encoding ATP-binding cassette domain-containing protein, with translation MLAVEEARKVFQPGTPNEHVALDELSIDLKEGEVVTLIGSNGAGKSTLLNAITGGFLLDGGRVVLGGEDITWLPPHKRAFMIGYLFQDPLKGTAPGMTIEENLALACSRHSTPQGGGIFGFLKRWPLRPGINKKDSALFRDLLARFGMGLEDRMETRAGLLSGGQRQALALLMATAANPRLLLLDEHTAALDPAAAEKIMAITRETVKERNLTTMMVTHNIQQALRFGTRTVMLEDGRIILDISGEERNKMTIPRLMELYSQHSRKGQPLDNDRMLLE
- a CDS encoding betaine/proline/choline family ABC transporter ATP-binding protein (Members of the family are the ATP-binding subunit of ABC transporters for substrates such as betaine, L-proline or other amino acids, choline, carnitine, etc. The substrate specificity is best determined from the substrate-binding subunit, rather than this subunit, as it interacts with the permease subunit and not with substrate directly.) is translated as MNEDTRTLPAADSVVSAAGLDDLKEEMKQEESDILLSVRHLRKFFGVNKIAARRMLQEGAGKEEILKKTGVTIAIDDVSFDVERGKIFALIGLSGSGKSTVVRCINMLQRPTAGEILFEGRSVVHMTPRELRDLRRSKISMVFQGFGLMNHRDVLGNVAYGLDVRGLPKVERENRAMEMIELVGLKGWENKPIHDLSGGMRQRVGIARALCNNPELLLMDEPFSALDPLARHDIQFELLSIQKKLGKTVIFITHDINEAFKMGDTVGIMRDGRIEQLGTPEELTLSPANNYVRDFLETIDRTKILSVRHVMITPSCLIRENSDPIGAIREMRENNVSTAYVIGKGMKFIGIVTLSSALQARTDHLSSVSSIIMHNVVQVEQNALISDIIGVASDTPFPLAVIDDQGRLEGIVSRAAILSSLS
- a CDS encoding ABC transporter substrate-binding protein, translated to MMGIMGRNVGISVKKMGVLFLAALAVVFCGRVEAAPLKGGVYRVGIVQLIDNGAFADMREGYIARMRELGYGEDKMTFDYKNAQGDMSNLNSICQKMADSDLDAIVTIATPPTQAMVNLSPKAPVFFIAVSNPVAAGVITKMEKPDKNATGTSNAIPVDEMFRLAAKITPNVKTFGILYSNGEVNAVNTAKAAKAFLDQTKLYAYKEAIATSSSEVQQVAQSLVGAVEAIFIPNDSMIQSAMPQVVGVANEAKIATYGSSAVMVNSGAFATISIDDHVIGARTADMVDRYLKGASVEDIPSVVISDFVTLFNKTTADAVGVEIPEEFAKNSVLVK
- a CDS encoding ABC transporter permease, producing the protein MTLFFGSLHLGLIYGLMALGIYITFRILDTPDLTADGSFTLGLAVSASMTVLGMPVYGILLGIFAGAAAGAVTGILQTKLNIHPILAGILTMSGLYTVNLFILGDRSNVSLLGSPHLFSMALTFFPHLDRDIVRLVLTFLLCLVCFAVLVWFFHTHLGLCVRATGDNDAMVRASSINVDAMRVVAVALSNACTGFSGAVAAQYQGFADIGAGVGMMVVGLASVIIGEMFFSRRSVTLGLLAAIWGSILYRLIIALALKSDFFPAYALRLVSALIVMIALSLPAVRNRLKLAGLKREALRNARG